The proteins below come from a single Mesobacillus jeotgali genomic window:
- a CDS encoding ABC transporter permease has protein sequence MKQWFTLLNKEFLEMARNYKWIWMPITFILLGVMDPLTTYYLPEILNSVGGLPEGAVFEMPEPSAQEVFIMSLGEYQLIGILVIVLSTMGTIAGERKSGVAQLILVKPVSYFSYITSKWAAALILILLSLFMGMLASWYYTGVLFEFIPFGSFMESFGLYALWLVLVLSFVILCSAVFMQPVAAGMAALVTVFIITIIGGSFQHLLEWSPTQLLTYVSERLITEKWPEHVWPATGVTLSMTILFVVLAIYIFKRKELAD, from the coding sequence ATGAAGCAGTGGTTCACTTTACTAAACAAAGAATTCCTTGAGATGGCAAGGAACTACAAATGGATCTGGATGCCAATCACTTTTATTTTGCTTGGGGTGATGGACCCGCTAACCACCTATTACTTGCCTGAAATTCTTAATTCGGTAGGCGGTCTACCGGAAGGGGCAGTATTTGAAATGCCCGAACCTTCCGCTCAGGAGGTATTTATCATGAGCTTGGGAGAATATCAGTTGATTGGGATACTGGTAATCGTCCTTTCCACGATGGGAACAATTGCAGGTGAGAGAAAGAGCGGTGTCGCACAGCTGATTCTCGTAAAACCAGTTTCCTATTTCTCTTATATTACTTCAAAATGGGCAGCGGCACTTATATTGATCCTCCTATCATTGTTCATGGGTATGCTGGCAAGCTGGTATTATACTGGCGTTCTATTTGAGTTTATTCCATTTGGCTCTTTCATGGAATCGTTCGGGCTATATGCATTATGGCTCGTACTTGTATTGTCCTTCGTAATCCTTTGCAGTGCTGTATTCATGCAGCCAGTAGCAGCTGGTATGGCTGCCCTTGTTACAGTCTTTATTATTACGATAATCGGTGGCTCTTTCCAGCACCTGCTTGAATGGAGTCCGACACAGCTCCTTACCTATGTTTCTGAGAGGTTGATTACCGAAAAGTGGCCTGAGCATGTATGGCCAGCGACAGGTGTTACTTTATCAATGACAATTTTATTTGTAGTATTGGCAATATATATTTTTAAAAGAAAAGAACTTGCAGATTGA
- a CDS encoding ATP-binding cassette domain-containing protein, translated as MPLVRVEKLEKSFKDLRVIKGLNFELENGKCVALIGANGAGKTTTLKMLSGLLEPSKGVISFVGEKQGGDHRRLIGYLPQHPVFHDWMTAKEFLEYVGKLSGLSSKESKERSAELLELVGIADAKNRRIGKFSGGMKQRLGIAQAIIHRPKLIMLDEPVSALDPFGRREVLELLEKLKKEATVLFSTHILNDAEEVCESILFLHNGQIIESGTMDEFREKYHQSKIDLVFSQDASSFLKHLSEHPQIDSIQIEVNKASIYTEDLDGVKAVILSQAARENWPLTKYEIGSISLEDVFMKVVQK; from the coding sequence ATGCCCTTAGTCCGAGTTGAAAAGTTGGAAAAGAGTTTTAAAGACTTGCGGGTGATCAAGGGCTTGAATTTCGAGCTCGAAAATGGGAAATGTGTAGCGTTAATCGGAGCAAATGGTGCAGGGAAAACGACCACTCTTAAAATGCTCTCCGGGCTTCTTGAGCCAAGCAAAGGGGTGATTTCTTTTGTAGGAGAAAAGCAGGGTGGCGACCATCGAAGATTGATTGGCTATCTTCCGCAACATCCTGTATTCCATGACTGGATGACGGCGAAAGAGTTCCTCGAGTATGTTGGGAAGCTATCAGGGTTAAGTTCAAAGGAATCGAAGGAACGGTCCGCTGAACTTCTCGAGCTTGTGGGCATTGCGGATGCAAAAAACAGGAGGATCGGCAAGTTTTCTGGTGGTATGAAGCAGCGGCTGGGGATTGCTCAGGCAATCATTCACAGGCCGAAGCTTATTATGCTGGATGAGCCAGTTTCCGCACTGGATCCATTCGGAAGAAGAGAGGTCCTTGAACTGCTGGAGAAGCTAAAGAAGGAGGCGACTGTATTATTTTCCACCCATATTCTTAATGATGCGGAAGAAGTGTGTGAAAGCATACTGTTCCTCCACAATGGTCAAATTATTGAATCTGGAACAATGGACGAATTCAGGGAGAAATATCACCAGTCAAAAATCGATCTTGTTTTCAGCCAGGATGCCTCTAGCTTTTTAAAACATCTTTCAGAACATCCACAGATTGATTCCATCCAAATTGAAGTTAATAAAGCGAGTATTTACACTGAAGATCTTGATGGAGTCAAAGCGGTTATACTGAGCCAGGCAGCCAGAGAGAACTGGCCTCTCACGAAATATGAAATTGGTTCTATCAGTCTGGAAGATGTGTTCATGAAGGTGGTGCAAAAATGA
- a CDS encoding PLD nuclease N-terminal domain-containing protein, producing MELFADLNWTLLAPIIIIQVILLIVALVDLIKIEKTNGPKWVWAIVILVVNIIGPILYFMIGRRNQ from the coding sequence ATGGAATTATTCGCTGATTTAAATTGGACTTTACTTGCACCTATAATCATCATTCAGGTAATTTTATTGATTGTTGCACTGGTTGATCTTATAAAGATAGAAAAAACAAATGGGCCTAAATGGGTTTGGGCTATTGTCATATTAGTGGTTAATATCATTGGGCCTATCCTTTATTTCATGATTGGAAGGAGAAATCAATAA
- a CDS encoding DUF4870 domain-containing protein, with protein sequence MPKNDERLIAAGIYVISFFTAFLGPLIIWLIKKDDSSYIDYHGREYMNFFISYTIYGIVSGILVILLIGIFMLWVIGILAMVFTIVGAIKAYEGQEYRIPFIFRIL encoded by the coding sequence ATGCCGAAAAATGATGAAAGACTTATTGCAGCAGGCATTTATGTTATTAGCTTTTTTACTGCATTTCTTGGGCCGCTGATTATCTGGCTGATTAAAAAGGATGATTCCAGCTATATTGATTACCATGGAAGGGAATATATGAACTTCTTTATTTCCTATACTATTTATGGCATCGTCAGCGGAATTCTTGTCATCCTGTTGATTGGGATCTTCATGTTATGGGTCATCGGGATTTTAGCCATGGTATTCACCATAGTAGGTGCGATAAAAGCATATGAAGGACAGGAATATCGAATTCCATTCATTTTCAGGATTCTTTAA
- a CDS encoding amidohydrolase, whose product MNRILLKNANIMPITSEPSSNCDVLIEDGIISKIDTDIAIEPGDKLIECDNNFLLPGFIDVHTHLGLYDEGTGWAGNDANETIEPMSPHVRAIDGVYPLDPAFGDALKYGITTAHVMPGSANVIGGTTSVIKTAGKNIKNMIIQETAGLKIALGENPKRIHSMGNKDSITRMGIMGMLREAFYDAMNADNPDSLRIKPIIKALNREIPVRIHAHRADDIMSAIRFADEFNLDLRIEHCTEGHLIAEELAGLNLKVSVGPTLTRRSKVELKNKSWKTYQELTNHGVEVSVTTDHPYTPIQYLNLCASIAVREGLSEQKALEGITILPARNLRVDDRVGSIEPGKDADLVLWNQHPFHFSAKPIWTMVNGKIVYQN is encoded by the coding sequence ATGAACAGGATACTACTTAAGAATGCGAATATAATGCCAATCACCTCTGAGCCAAGCTCTAATTGTGATGTTCTTATAGAGGATGGAATAATAAGCAAAATCGATACTGATATTGCGATCGAGCCTGGTGATAAGCTTATTGAATGCGATAATAATTTTTTGCTGCCAGGCTTTATCGATGTCCACACCCATCTCGGCCTCTATGATGAAGGTACAGGCTGGGCCGGAAATGATGCCAACGAAACGATTGAACCGATGAGTCCCCATGTTCGGGCGATTGACGGTGTTTACCCGCTCGACCCTGCATTTGGCGATGCCCTTAAATATGGTATTACCACTGCACATGTTATGCCAGGAAGTGCGAATGTAATCGGCGGAACGACATCTGTTATTAAAACGGCTGGAAAAAACATTAAGAATATGATCATCCAGGAAACAGCAGGACTTAAAATTGCCCTAGGTGAGAATCCAAAACGAATCCATAGTATGGGGAATAAAGATTCCATCACACGTATGGGAATCATGGGGATGCTTAGGGAAGCTTTTTACGACGCGATGAATGCTGATAATCCTGATTCCTTGAGGATTAAGCCGATCATTAAAGCATTGAACAGGGAAATACCTGTCAGGATCCATGCCCATCGAGCAGATGATATCATGTCTGCAATCAGGTTTGCGGATGAATTCAATCTGGATTTGCGAATCGAGCATTGTACGGAAGGCCACTTGATTGCAGAAGAGCTGGCAGGCCTTAATTTGAAGGTTTCGGTAGGGCCAACGCTCACCCGCCGCTCTAAAGTGGAACTTAAGAATAAGAGCTGGAAAACCTATCAGGAATTGACAAACCATGGTGTGGAAGTATCTGTCACGACTGATCACCCTTACACCCCGATCCAGTACTTAAATCTTTGTGCGTCTATTGCGGTAAGGGAAGGTTTATCTGAACAAAAAGCACTCGAGGGAATTACAATTTTGCCAGCAAGGAACCTGCGGGTCGATGACCGTGTCGGCAGTATCGAGCCTGGGAAAGATGCTGATCTGGTCCTTTGGAATCAACATCCATTCCACTTCAGCGCAAAGCCAATATGGACAATGGTCAATGGCAAGATTGTTTATCAAAATTAG
- a CDS encoding GNAT family N-acetyltransferase yields the protein MLKKRDLHDCHELFELMAHPEVFPFVRQKAHSYEEFVFVTKQTIEAEEQGELISRTILDEWGDPIGTINLFDIQEGAGFLGTWLGKPFHGKGYNTLAKDAFFQELFYELGIETIFMRIRKVNIRSIKAAEKLPYVVKANETRKHIYDQLNANGEIYDLYEIPKDQYTLYLKRSGIQEDGAAQLLEA from the coding sequence ATGCTCAAGAAACGCGATCTGCATGATTGCCATGAATTATTTGAGCTGATGGCGCATCCGGAGGTCTTCCCTTTTGTGCGCCAGAAGGCACATTCATATGAAGAATTCGTATTTGTCACGAAGCAGACAATTGAAGCCGAAGAGCAAGGAGAACTGATTTCCCGTACCATCCTTGATGAGTGGGGAGATCCAATCGGCACGATCAACCTTTTTGATATCCAGGAAGGAGCCGGATTCTTAGGCACATGGCTCGGGAAACCTTTTCATGGCAAAGGGTACAATACATTGGCAAAGGATGCTTTCTTCCAGGAATTATTTTATGAACTAGGGATCGAAACGATCTTTATGCGCATCAGGAAAGTGAATATCCGTTCGATTAAAGCCGCAGAGAAATTGCCTTATGTGGTAAAAGCGAACGAAACGCGCAAGCACATTTATGATCAGCTGAATGCTAATGGCGAGATTTATGATTTGTATGAAATCCCAAAAGACCAATATACTCTGTACCTGAAAAGGTCTGGTATCCAGGAAGATGGAGCTGCCCAATTGCTGGAGGCATAA
- a CDS encoding SDR family oxidoreductase yields the protein MENKTALITGGATGLGRRTALQLAAEGINIIINYRNSKTEAEQLAEELSNRFNTKNICVQGDITNYDNCKQIVSQALKEFTAIDIVVHNAGPYISERKKMADYQIDEWTYLINGNLNAVFYLSNLLIPSMRERKWGRIITVGFDRVESAPGWIYRSAFAAAKSGLASLTKTLAMEEAENGITANMVCPGDITGEWKERAISESLDSKDPSVPVGRPGTGGDISRVISFLANDDSSFITGSIIPITGGKDVLGKAFRENL from the coding sequence GTGGAAAATAAAACTGCTTTGATTACCGGAGGTGCCACCGGTTTAGGAAGGCGAACAGCACTTCAGCTTGCTGCTGAAGGAATAAACATAATCATTAATTATCGTAACAGTAAAACAGAGGCTGAACAGCTTGCTGAAGAATTATCGAATCGGTTCAACACAAAAAATATTTGTGTTCAGGGGGATATCACAAACTATGATAACTGTAAGCAGATTGTTTCGCAGGCCCTGAAGGAATTCACTGCGATTGATATAGTCGTTCATAATGCCGGACCATACATTTCGGAGAGGAAAAAGATGGCTGACTATCAGATCGATGAATGGACGTACTTGATCAATGGCAATCTAAATGCGGTTTTCTATTTATCTAATTTGCTCATACCATCTATGAGGGAACGGAAGTGGGGAAGAATTATTACTGTTGGTTTCGACAGAGTCGAGTCGGCTCCAGGGTGGATTTACAGATCTGCTTTTGCGGCAGCAAAGTCAGGATTGGCTTCTTTGACAAAGACACTTGCGATGGAAGAAGCGGAAAACGGGATCACAGCCAATATGGTCTGTCCTGGTGACATAACAGGTGAGTGGAAAGAAAGAGCGATCAGCGAATCTTTAGATTCAAAGGACCCTTCAGTACCGGTAGGCAGACCGGGTACCGGGGGAGATATATCAAGAGTTATAAGCTTCCTTGCGAATGATGATTCAAGTTTCATAACCGGCAGTATCATCCCTATTACAGGTGGAAAAGATGTGCTTGGAAAAGCTTTTCGTGAAAACCTATAG
- a CDS encoding Hsp20/alpha crystallin family protein, which yields MFPWNLLPFDRNTQKKFLEMKPDEIENYVQQMMGKMLQPNMQGMLKPEEWLKGMQQQNSTEPVKPNTGLKADMFETHDFVFVRIPLKDEALLKQMKLFYTSNQVIIEHIPDLSDKHTLVLPATVKRKGAAANYREGVLELRLQKIVDMQYAEIDISK from the coding sequence TTGTTTCCTTGGAATCTATTGCCGTTTGACCGAAATACACAGAAAAAGTTTTTGGAAATGAAACCAGATGAAATCGAAAATTATGTCCAGCAAATGATGGGCAAAATGCTTCAGCCAAATATGCAAGGAATGTTAAAGCCTGAAGAATGGCTCAAAGGAATGCAGCAGCAAAATTCAACTGAGCCAGTCAAACCGAACACCGGATTAAAAGCGGATATGTTTGAAACTCATGATTTTGTTTTTGTAAGGATTCCTCTAAAAGATGAAGCTCTACTAAAACAAATGAAACTGTTCTATACCTCGAACCAGGTAATCATCGAACACATTCCTGATCTATCAGATAAACACACACTAGTATTGCCAGCAACCGTCAAGCGTAAGGGAGCAGCAGCAAACTACCGGGAAGGTGTACTGGAACTAAGACTGCAAAAAATAGTTGATATGCAATATGCTGAAATCGATATATCAAAATGA
- a CDS encoding CAP domain-containing protein, translating to MKKKMILTAFAAAALFAANPAMDKADASTIQSKVYYYQSGNLSNEQINSILQKYFKNYQFSWKQAQQAKATVQEPVKTPAPTNVQEPVKAPAPAPAPAPAPVQEPAKAPAQEQAAAPVSSAVSAYEQKVVELTNQERAKNGLKPLALDTELSKVAREKSRDMQNKGYFSHTSPTYGSPFDMMKKFGISYRSAGENIAMGQRTPEEVVNAWMNSSGHRANILNSSYTHIGVGHVATGNYWTQMFIGK from the coding sequence ATGAAAAAGAAAATGATTCTTACAGCTTTCGCAGCTGCAGCATTATTCGCAGCAAATCCTGCTATGGATAAAGCAGATGCATCTACTATACAGTCAAAAGTTTACTATTATCAGAGTGGTAACTTAAGTAATGAACAAATCAATTCTATTTTACAAAAGTATTTTAAGAACTATCAATTTTCATGGAAACAGGCTCAGCAAGCTAAAGCTACCGTCCAGGAGCCTGTAAAAACTCCTGCGCCAACAAACGTACAAGAGCCTGTAAAAGCTCCAGCACCGGCACCAGCTCCAGCTCCAGCACCAGTACAAGAGCCAGCTAAAGCCCCTGCTCAAGAACAAGCTGCAGCACCTGTATCTTCAGCAGTTAGTGCTTACGAGCAAAAAGTGGTAGAGTTGACAAATCAAGAGAGAGCCAAGAATGGTTTAAAGCCACTTGCGCTTGATACTGAGCTAAGCAAAGTAGCGAGGGAAAAATCCCGAGATATGCAAAACAAAGGCTACTTCAGCCACACTAGCCCAACTTATGGTTCACCTTTCGATATGATGAAGAAGTTTGGAATCTCATACCGTTCAGCTGGTGAAAATATCGCAATGGGTCAGCGTACTCCAGAGGAAGTAGTAAATGCGTGGATGAACAGTTCAGGTCACCGTGCGAATATCCTAAACTCTAGCTATACACACATTGGCGTTGGCCATGTAGCAACAGGCAACTATTGGACACAAATGTTCATTGGAAAATAA
- a CDS encoding FixH family protein has protein sequence MKRFLLILMTVLMGLSATACAQQEVEDEPQFLDVQLTASPEKAQLNEEVTFEAKVTYGTEEVEDADEVKFEIWRSQAEEHEKIVVEHGESGIYRLKKAFSEEGTYYIIAHVTARSMHNMPKVEFVVGSPSEPEGSAESTEMKDMDEDDTDAHEESGH, from the coding sequence ATGAAACGATTTTTGCTTATATTAATGACAGTATTGATGGGATTGTCAGCGACAGCTTGTGCCCAACAGGAAGTAGAAGATGAACCGCAATTTCTGGATGTTCAGCTTACAGCAAGTCCGGAAAAGGCTCAATTAAATGAAGAAGTTACTTTCGAGGCTAAGGTTACTTATGGTACAGAAGAAGTAGAGGATGCCGACGAGGTGAAGTTTGAAATATGGCGTTCACAGGCGGAGGAACATGAAAAGATAGTAGTGGAACACGGTGAAAGCGGAATTTATCGCTTGAAGAAAGCCTTCAGTGAAGAAGGGACCTATTATATTATTGCTCACGTAACAGCGCGGAGCATGCATAACATGCCAAAGGTTGAATTTGTGGTAGGCAGCCCAAGCGAGCCAGAGGGAAGTGCGGAATCCACTGAAATGAAAGATATGGATGAAGATGATACAGATGCCCATGAAGAAAGTGGGCATTAA